A genomic stretch from Falco cherrug isolate bFalChe1 chromosome 3, bFalChe1.pri, whole genome shotgun sequence includes:
- the LOC114015934 gene encoding maternal DNA replication licensing factor mcm3-like, with protein MTFLCIWRKIPRTIMLANNIKLMSKEIAPTFSTDDVAKIKKFCKTQTKDIFDHLSKSLAPNVHGHEYIKKAILCMLLRGNEKVLNNGTDIKEDINILLLGQLAHFLIGSTETKLHPHALLWHFHHVGRDGICFPTTTPCQKHFPST; from the exons ATGACATTTCTCTGCATCTGGAGGAAAATACCCAGGACAATAATGCTGGCTAATAATATCAAACTGATGAGCAAAGAAATAGCACCCACGTTCTCAACTGATGATGTGGCAAAGATcaagaaattctgcaaaactcAAACTAAA GATATCTTTGACCATTTAAGCAAGTCTTTAGCACCAAACGTTCATGGCCATGAGTATattaaaaaagccattttgtGTATGCTACTGCGGGGTAATGAGAAAGTTCTCAACAATGGGACAGACATTAAAGAAGACATCAATATCTTATTATTAG GGCAACTTGCACACTTCCTTATTGGCAGTACTGAAACAAAACTTCATCCACACGCACTACTATGGCATTTTCACCATGTCGGTAGAGATGGGATCTGTTTTCCAACAACAACCCCTTGCCAAAAGCACTTCCCCAGCACCTGA
- the MEP1B gene encoding meprin A subunit beta, giving the protein MGWFSVPVVLTWLLLQVVWSQPAPETTEIDVDGGLDQDIFDINEALGLDLFEGDIKLDGERNSIIGDNYRWPHVIPYVLDDSLEMNAKGLILKAFEQYRLKTCIDFKPWEGEKNYIFVFKGTGCWSSVGNQQKGLQQLSIGDNCDRIGTIQHEFLHALGFWHEQSRSDRDDYVSIIWDRVQSGKEHNFKKYDDKTSDSLNAPYDYTSVMHYSQNAFRNGTEPTIITNIPDFMDVIGQRMDFSDYDIQKLNRLYNCSSSISFMDTCSFELENICGMIQSSDDNSDWQRLSQVPAGPNTDHTNMGECEDSGYFMHFNTSAGAEGSTAILESRILYPKRGFQCLQFYFYNSGHESNRLYVWVREYTSAHPNGTLRLIEEIKGSPVSSWQLHHVSLNITCKFRVVFQGVRGSGLSDGGLSVDDINLSETQCPHHVWHIRNFTHLLNTSPAGTAGKIYSPPFYSSKGYAFQVSLYINGTTDNPFNLAMYLHLISGANDDQLQWPCAWQQGTVILLDQHPDIRQRMSNQRSITTDPLKLSASSSAYFWDRPDKVGSTASFPNGTTFMRGPGSGTSSFLTHQRLRSRNFIKEDGVYILITMEDISHLLSTQPSASPTSVINTPSATTTKPTSNTTATTKPTTATTTKPTTMSTTTTTPITTASVTLTEKPEVPGFCPDNSCENDGVCIIVHGAPVCRCPAGDNWWYMGEKCERKGSTEENTIIAVSSTITVFVVMLIVTITTAVCLKKKYSQGKETGESLTLEENKTSF; this is encoded by the exons ATGGGCTGGTTTTCTGTGCCTGTGGTCCTAACTTGGCTGCTTCTCCAGGTGGTCTGGAGTCag cctgctccagAGACAACTG aaatagatGTAGATGGAGGACTTGATCAAGACATCTTTGACATCaatgaag CTTTAGGACTAGACCTTTTTGAAGGAGACATCAAACTTGATGGG GAACGAAACTCCATCATTGGTGACAACTATCGGTGGCCCCACGTTATCCCTTACGTCCTTGATGACAGCCTGG aaatgaatgCTAAGGGACTCATCCTCAAGGCATTTGAACAGTATCGACTGAAAACCTGTATTGACTTCAAACCttgggaaggggagaagaattACATATTTGTGTTCAAAGGAACAGG CTGCTGGTCCTCAGTGGGAAACCAGCAAAAGGGGTTGCAGCAGCTCTCCATCGGAGACAACTGTGACAGGATTGGGACGATCCAGCACGAGTTCCTGCATGCCCTGGGATTCTGGCATGAGCAGTCACGGTCTGACCGGGATGACTACGTGTCCATCATCTGGGACAGGGTTCAGTCTG GTAAAGAgcataatttcaaaaaatatgATGATAAAACATCAGACTCCCTGAATGCTCCCTATGACTATACTTCCGTGATGCACTATAGCCAAAATGCTTTTAGGAATGGAACTGAACCCACCATCATCACTAACATACCAGACTTCATGGATGTTATAGGACAGCGAATGGATTTCAGTGATTATGATATCCAGAAACTGAACCGGCTGTACAATTGCT CCTCCTCCATAAGTTTCATGGACACATGCAGTTTTGAACTTGAAAATATATGTGGCATGATTCAAAGTTCAGATGACAACAGTGATTGGCAGCGTTTGTCTCAGGTTCCTGCTGGGCCAAATACTGATCACACTAATATGGGAGAATGTGAAG ATTCTGGCTACTTCATGCATTTCAACaccagtgctggagcagagggaagcaCAGCTATCCTGGAGAGCCGAATTCTGTATCCCAAAAGGGGCTTTCAGTGCTTACAATTCTATTTCTATAACAGCGGTCATGAAAGCAACCGGCTGTATGTCTGGGTCAGGGAGTATACTTCAGCCCATCCGAATGGTACTTTGAGACTCATTGAAGAGATAAAAG GTTCACCTGTGAGTTCTTGGCAGCTCCATCATGTCTCTTTGAATATCACATGTAAATTCCGGGTTGTGTTTCAAGGTGTGAGAGGAAGTGGCTTATCAGACGGAGGCCTCTCTGTTGATGACATCAACTTATCAGAAACTCAGTGTCCCCACCACGTCTGGCATATCAGAAATTTCACACATCTCCTCAACACAAGtccagcagggacagcaggaaaaatataCAGCCCACCTTTTTACTCTAGTAAAGGATATGCTTTTCAGGTCAGCTTGTATATAAACGGTACCACCGATAACCCATTTAATTTAGCAATGTACTTGCACTTGATTTCTGGAGCAAATGACGATCAGTTGCAATGGCCCTGTGCATGGCAGCAAGGTACAGTGATTCTGCTTGACCAGCATCCTGATATTCGTCAACGGATGTCAAACCAAAGAAGCATAACAACAGACCCCCTGAAATTATCAG cttcctCATCAGCTTATTTTTGGGATAGACCAGATAAAGTGGGATCCACAGCATCTTTTCCCAATGGAACTACATTCATGAGGGGTCCAGGAAGTGGAACGAGTTCATTTTTGACTCATCAGAGACTTAGAAGCCGCAACTTTATTAAAGAAGATGGTGTTTATATTCTTATAACAATGGAAG ATATATCACATCTACTGTCAACTCAGCCAAGTGCTTCACCCACTTCTGTTATAAACACACCCAgtgccaccaccaccaaacctACCTctaacaccactgccaccaccaagCCCACCACCGCCACGACCACCAAGCCTACCACTATGtctaccaccaccacaacacCCATCACAACAGCTTCTGTCACCCTGACTGAAAAGCCAGAGGTTCCAGGTTTCTGTCCAGACAACTCTTGTGAAAATGATGGTGTCTGCATTATCGTACATGGAGCACCGGTGTGCAG ATGTCCAGCAGGTGACAACTGGTGGTACATGGGAGAAAAGTGCGAAAGGAAAGGCtcaactgaagaaaatactatAATAGCTGTTTCTTCAACCATAACTGTATTTGTTGTAATGCTTATTGTCACTATCACAACTGCAGTGtgccttaaaaagaaatacagccaaGGAAAGGAAACTGGGGAGAGCCTGACTTTAGAAGAA AATAAAACATCCTTTTGA